A single genomic interval of Corylus avellana chromosome ca10, CavTom2PMs-1.0 harbors:
- the LOC132163495 gene encoding pentatricopeptide repeat-containing protein At2g28050: MRLQNFLKTLKTVKRGHPPNLAPKPKQAITEIISKTLNLSAPNAFLSNLNPTTLLHVLTDPDLKSSKCLRFFEFLLQNQSLISFKPDLEAHLTLTCRLLRERRFSDAEKTIKFVSVGENSRYPFSVIAPGVGNCCSDPKVMAKFFNSMLKVYSDCKMVDVVSEVFDYMKNNGIGIDEKTCTVHLLALRSSDHVQLGLDFFYRMVESGIEVSVYSLTAVVDGLCRSGNVKRGRELVEEMIGRGIKPNAVTFNVMVDACAKRWNLGELDMVLLLMEKEGVAFNDHTYKILIDGLTSFGKVDEAKRLVLEMHDKGFKVDTYLYNLIINGYCRLGAMESAVSLFDEMTQRSAFRNADTYWALISGLCKAEEMGLAMAYVNEMQTKEIELHNIMFNTLIDEFCNTGMVVQAFELQVLMEKKGLIADLTVCGKIVSGLCKLNRAEEAKRLLNLMVKRGATPEIARFTN, translated from the coding sequence ATGCGTCTGCAAAACTTCCTCAAAACCCTGAAAACCGTTAAAAGAGGTCACCCTCCAAACCTAGCCCCTAAACCCAAGCAAGCAATAACAGAAATAAtctccaaaaccctaaacctctCAGCTCCCAACGCCTTCCTCTCCAATCTCAACCCCACCACGCTTCTCCATGTTCTCACAGACCCAGATCTTAAATCCTCGAAATGCTTGCGTTTCTTCGAGTTTCTCCTTCAGAACCAATCTCTCATATCCTTCAAGCCTGACCTCGAAGCCCACTTGACCCTAACTTGCAGGCTTCTCAGGGAGAGAAGGTTCTCGGATGCCGAgaaaaccattaaatttgtctCGGTTGGCGAAAATTCCAGGTACCCATTCTCTGTTATTGCTCCTGGAGTTGGGAATTGCTGCAGTGATCCAAAAGTTATGGCGAAGTTTTTCAACTCTATGCTTAAGGTTTATTCTGATTGCAAAATGGTCGACGTAGTTTCGGAAGTTTTCGATTATATGAAAAACAATGGAATTGGAATCGATGAGAAGACGTGTACCGTACATTTACTTGCCCTTAGAAGTTCTGATCATGTGCAATTGGGTTTAGATTTCTTTTATCGAATGGTGGAGTCGGGCATTGAGGTTTCTGTGTATTCTTTGACAGCGGTGGTGGATGGGCTGTGCAGGAGTGGAAATGTCAAGAGGGGCAGGGAGTTGGTGGAGGAGATGATTGGTAGAGGAATTAAACCCAATGCTGTTACGTTCAATGTAATGGTGGATGCTTGTGCGAAGAGATGGAATCTTGGGGAGTTGGATATGGTTTTGCTTTTGATGGAGAAGGAAGGGGTGGCATTCAATGATCACACATACAAGATTTTGATCGATGGGCTCACGAGTTTTGGCAAGGTCGACGAAGCCAAAAGGTTGGTTTTGGAGATGCATGATAAAGGTTTCAAAGTGGACACGTATTTGTACAATTTGATCATTAATGGGTATTGTAGATTGGGGGCTATGGAAAGTGCGGTTTCCCTGTTCGATGAAATGACCCAGAGAAGTGCTTTTCGTAATGCTGATACGTACTGGGCCCTGATAAGTGGTCTTTGCAAGGCTGAAGAAATGGGGCTGGCAATGGCATACGTGAATGAGATGCAAACCAAAGAGATAGAACTACACAACATCATGTTTAATACGTTGATTGATGAGTTTTGCAACACAGGGATGGTGGTTCAAGCTTTTGAGTTGCAAGTTTTGATGGAGAAGAAAGGATTAATTGCTGATTTAACTGTGTGTGGGAAGATAGTGAGTGGATTATGTAAGTTGAATAGGGCCGAGGAAGCAAAGAGGCTACTGAACTTGATGGTTAAAAGGGGTGCAACCCCAGAAATTGCGAGGTTCACTAATTGA
- the LOC132163434 gene encoding tRNA ligase 1 isoform X3, translating into MFREAWGTQAAKKQAEFNDFLERSRMSISMELVTAVLGDHGQRPQEDYVVVTAVTELGNGKPKFYSTPEIIAFCRKWRLPTNHVWLFTTRKSATSFFATYDALCEEGTATTVCKALDEVADISVSGSKDHIQVQGEILEGLVARIVSQESSKHMEKVLEEFPPPPAEGAGLDLGPSLREICSANRSDEKQQIKALLQSVGTSFCPNYTDWFVKEGGDAHSRNADRSVISKFLQSHPADYSTTKFQEMIRLMREKRFPAAFKCYHNFHKIDSISSDNLFYKMVVHVHSDSAFRRYQKEMRYKPELWPLYRGFFIDINLFKANKERAIEIGKISNMVEHSSSSASAKDGLADEDANLMIKLKFLTYKLRTFLIRNGLSILFKEGPAAYKAYYLRQMKTWGTSAGKQRELSKMLDEWAVFIRRKYGHKQLPQSTFLSEAEPFLEQYAKRSPQNQVLIGSAGNLVRAEDFLAIVEGGMDEEGDLEKEREFAPASPSHLAKDIVPKKEGLIVFFPGIPGCAKSALCKELLNAPGGLGDDRPINSLMGDLIKTRYWPKVADERKRKPYSIMLADKNAPNIEVWRQIEDMCRSTRASAVPVVPDSEGTDSNPFSLDALAVFMFRVLQRVNHPGNLDKASPNAGYVLLMFYHLYEGKSRKEFEGELVERFGSLVKMPLLKSERSPLPDPVTSILEEGVNLYQLHTTRHGRLESTKGSYAKEWSKWEKQLREVLIGNAEYLNSIQVPFEFAVKQVLEQLKKIASGDYMTPDTEKRKFGTIVFAAVDLPVTEIQSHLNNLAEKNPEVKAFLKDKDMMKTLNKAHVTLAHKRSHGVTAVANYGIFLHEKVPVDLTALLFSDQSAAFAACLGSVNGEKIVSKNQWPHVTIWTGEGVAAKEANTLPQLLSEGKATLIQLNPPITIFGTMEFH; encoded by the exons ATGTTTCGTGAAGCATGGGGAACTCAAGCAGCAAAAAAGCAAGCAGAgttcaatgattttcttgag AGGAGCCGCATGTCTATATCGATGGAACTGGTAACTGCTGTTCTTGGAGACCACGGACAGCGTCCCCAAGAAGATTATG tGGTAGTAACAGCAGTCACAGAATTGGGCAATGGAAAGCCAAAGTTTTACTCTACTCCTGAAATAATTGCTTTTTGTAGAAAATGGCGCCTACCAACAAATCATGTGTGGTTGTTCACAACAAG GAAATCAGCGACTTCATTTTTTGCTACCTATGATGCCCTTTGTGAAGAAGGAACTGCGACAACTGTATGTAAGGCTCTAGATGAAGTTGCAGATATATCTGTCTCAG GTTCAAAAGATCATATACAGGTGCAGGGTGAAATCTTAGAGGGTCTTGTGGCTCGTATTGTAAGCCAAGAGAGCTCCAAGCATATGGAGAAAGTTTTAGAAGAATTTCCGCCTCCGCCAGCTGAGGGAG CTGGCCTTGATTTGGGACCAAGCCTTAGAGAAATTTGTTCTGCAAATAGGTCAGATGAAAAGCAG CAAATAAAAGCACTTCTTCAGAGTGTTGGTACCTCCTTTTGCCCCAACTATACAGACTGGTTCGTGAAGGAAGGTGGTGACGCCCATTCAAGAAATGCTGATAGATCtgttatttcaaaatttttacaatCTCATCCTGCTGATTATTCAACGACCAAATTCCAG GAAATGATACGCTTGATGAGAGAAAAGCGGTTCCCTGCTGCCTTTAAATGTTACCATAACTTTCACAAAATTGATTCCATTTCAAGTGACAACCTTTTCTACAAAATGGTCGTTCACGTTCACAGTGACTCTGCCTTCCGGCGATACCAAAAAGAGATGAG GTACAAGCCAGAATTGTGGCCATTATATCGAG GCTTTTTTATTGACATCAATTTATTCAAGGCAAACAAGGAGAGAGCTATCGAAATTGGTAAAATCAGTAATATGGTAGAACACAGTAGCAGTAGCGCATCGGCCAAAGATGGACTTGCTGATGAAGAtgcaaatttaatgattaaattgaaatttcttaCTTATAAG ttgAGAACCTTTTTAATACGTAATGGCTTGTCGATTCTTTTTAAAGAAGGTCCAGCTGCTTACAAGGCATATTACTTGAG GCAAATGAAAACGTGGGGCACTTCAGCAGGAAAGCAGAGGGAACTCAGTAAGATGCTTGATGAATG GGCTGTGTTCATACGAAGGAAGTATGGACACAAACAGCTACCGCAATCAACATTCCTTAGTGAAGCTGAGCCTTTTCTCGAACAGTATGCAAAACGGAGTCCACAGAATCAGGTTCTGATAGGATCTGCTGGTAACTTGGTAAGGGCCGAAGATTTCTTGGCCATTGTTGAGGGAGGCATGGATGAAGAAGGTGATCTTGAGAAGGAGCGGGAGTTCGCACCAGCAAGCCCCAGTCACTTGGCAAAGGATATTGTTCCCAAGAAAGAGGGGCTGATTGTATTCTTTCCAG GAATACCTGGTTGTGCTAAGTCTGCACTTTGCAAGGAATTACTAAATGCACCTGGAGGACTCGGAGATGATCGACCCATCAATAGTCTCATGGGTGACCTTATCAAAA CAAGATATTGGCCAAAGGTTGCTGATGAGCGCAAGAGAAAACCATACTCTATAATGCTTGCAGACAAGAATGCTCCAAATATAGAAGTATGGAGACAG ATTGAAGACATGTGCCGCAGCACCAGAGCCTCTGCAGTTCCAGTTGTACCTGATTCTGAAG GAACTGATTCAAATCCATTTTCTCTTGATGCATTAGCTGTTTTCATGTTTCGTGTGCTTCAACGAGTCAATCATCCG GGAAATCTTGACAAGGCATCTCCAAATGCTGGCTATGTGCTGCTAATGTTTTATCACCTTTATGAGGGAAAG AGTCGCAAAGAATTTGAGGGTGAACTAGTTGAGCGATTTGGCTCACTTGTGAAGATGCCATTGCTGAAATCTGAGAG GAGTCCCCTACCCGATCCTGTGACGTCTATTTTGGAGGAGGGAGTAAATCTATACCAGCTTCACACTACCCGACATGGAAG ATTGGAGTCTACGAAGGGATCCTATGCAAAGGAGTGGTCCAAATGGGAAAAACAATTGCGGGAGGTTTTAATCGGCAATGCTGAGTATCTTAACTCTATACAg GTTCCTTTTGAGTTTGCTGTCAAGCAAGTGTTGGAACAACTAAAAAAGATTGCTAGCGGTGATTATATGACGCCAGATACTGAGAAGAGGAAGTTTGGAACCATTGTTTTTGCTGCTGTTGATCTGCCTGTTACAGAAATCCAAAGCCACCTTAATAAT TTGGCTGAAAAAAATCCAGAGGTTAAGGCTTTCCTGAAGGACAAGGATATGATGAAAACCCTTAATAAGGCTCATGTGACTCTTGCACACAAGAGAAGTCATGGTGTTACAGCTGTAGCTAACTATGGCATCTTCCTTCATGAAAAAGTTCCAGTGGATTTGACTGCTCTGCTCTTCTCTGATCAATCGGCTGCATTTGCAGCTTGCCTCGGTTCTGTAAATGGCGAAAAAATTGTTTCCAAAAACCAGTGGCCTCATGTTACCATATGGACTGGAGAGGGAGTAGCAGCCAAGGAAGCCAACACTTTGCCACAGTTGCTTTCGGAGGGGAAGGCAACTCTCATTCAATTAAACCCACCCATCACCATATTCGGCACAATGGAATTTCACTGA
- the LOC132163434 gene encoding tRNA ligase 1 isoform X1 — protein sequence MSAPQRILFSLALTLPSRSQSSSSTFKSRTFLFIRSPPTYITLARSLAFTSSFSLSRPIMPYNQQRGKHRDQRWKEKPETDMSSDTGSASATVAEAVISRISGLSIAESSGLAKSYGTVSGSTAVEVENAPIDEMVQRNGAETAAAQISSAGLSKLFRGNLLENFTVDNSTYSLAQIRATFYPKFENEKSDQEVRTRMIEMVSKGLATLEVSLKHSGSLFMYAGHEGGAYAKNSFGNIYTAVGVFVLGRMFREAWGTQAAKKQAEFNDFLERSRMSISMELVTAVLGDHGQRPQEDYVVVTAVTELGNGKPKFYSTPEIIAFCRKWRLPTNHVWLFTTRKSATSFFATYDALCEEGTATTVCKALDEVADISVSGSKDHIQVQGEILEGLVARIVSQESSKHMEKVLEEFPPPPAEGAGLDLGPSLREICSANRSDEKQQIKALLQSVGTSFCPNYTDWFVKEGGDAHSRNADRSVISKFLQSHPADYSTTKFQEMIRLMREKRFPAAFKCYHNFHKIDSISSDNLFYKMVVHVHSDSAFRRYQKEMRYKPELWPLYRGFFIDINLFKANKERAIEIGKISNMVEHSSSSASAKDGLADEDANLMIKLKFLTYKLRTFLIRNGLSILFKEGPAAYKAYYLRQMKTWGTSAGKQRELSKMLDEWAVFIRRKYGHKQLPQSTFLSEAEPFLEQYAKRSPQNQVLIGSAGNLVRAEDFLAIVEGGMDEEGDLEKEREFAPASPSHLAKDIVPKKEGLIVFFPGIPGCAKSALCKELLNAPGGLGDDRPINSLMGDLIKTRYWPKVADERKRKPYSIMLADKNAPNIEVWRQIEDMCRSTRASAVPVVPDSEGTDSNPFSLDALAVFMFRVLQRVNHPGNLDKASPNAGYVLLMFYHLYEGKSRKEFEGELVERFGSLVKMPLLKSERSPLPDPVTSILEEGVNLYQLHTTRHGRLESTKGSYAKEWSKWEKQLREVLIGNAEYLNSIQVPFEFAVKQVLEQLKKIASGDYMTPDTEKRKFGTIVFAAVDLPVTEIQSHLNNLAEKNPEVKAFLKDKDMMKTLNKAHVTLAHKRSHGVTAVANYGIFLHEKVPVDLTALLFSDQSAAFAACLGSVNGEKIVSKNQWPHVTIWTGEGVAAKEANTLPQLLSEGKATLIQLNPPITIFGTMEFH from the exons ATGTCGGCACCGCAGAGGATTCTATTCTCTCTCGCACTCACCCTTCCTTCTCGCTCTCAATCTTCCTCCTCCACCTTCAAATCCAGAACCTTCCTCTTCATTCGCTCTCCTCCGACGTACATAACCCTAGCTCGCTCTCTCGCTTTTACCTcctccttttctctttctcgCCCAATCATGCCTTACAATCAG CAAAGGGGTAAACATAGAGATCAAAGGTGGAAAGAGAAGCCAGAAACTGACATGTCTTCAGATACAGGCAGTGCGTCAGCAACTGTTGCTGAAGCTGTCATTAGTAGAATCAGTGGGCTGAGTATTGCTGAAAGCAGTGGGCTAGCCAAGTCATACGGAACAGTGAGTGGATCCACAGCAGTGGAAGTTGAAAATGCACCTATTGATGAAATGGTCCAGAGGAACGGGGCTGAAACAGCAGCAGCTCAGATAAGTAGTGCTGGTTTGAGTAAGTTGTTCCGGGGTAATCTGCTTGAAAATTTCACTGTGGATAACTCCACGTACTCACTTGCGCAAATAAGAGCTACGTTCTatccaaaatttgaaaatgagaagTCAGATCAAGAG GTTAGGACAAGGATGATAGAGATGGTATCTAAAGGCTTAGCTACCTTGGAG GTTTCACTTAAACACTCCGGGTCTCTTTTTATGTATGCCGGTCATGAGGGTGGAGCATATGCGAAAAACAGCTTTGGGAATAT ATACACTGCTGTAGGTGTTTTTGTTCTTGGACGGATGTTTCGTGAAGCATGGGGAACTCAAGCAGCAAAAAAGCAAGCAGAgttcaatgattttcttgag AGGAGCCGCATGTCTATATCGATGGAACTGGTAACTGCTGTTCTTGGAGACCACGGACAGCGTCCCCAAGAAGATTATG tGGTAGTAACAGCAGTCACAGAATTGGGCAATGGAAAGCCAAAGTTTTACTCTACTCCTGAAATAATTGCTTTTTGTAGAAAATGGCGCCTACCAACAAATCATGTGTGGTTGTTCACAACAAG GAAATCAGCGACTTCATTTTTTGCTACCTATGATGCCCTTTGTGAAGAAGGAACTGCGACAACTGTATGTAAGGCTCTAGATGAAGTTGCAGATATATCTGTCTCAG GTTCAAAAGATCATATACAGGTGCAGGGTGAAATCTTAGAGGGTCTTGTGGCTCGTATTGTAAGCCAAGAGAGCTCCAAGCATATGGAGAAAGTTTTAGAAGAATTTCCGCCTCCGCCAGCTGAGGGAG CTGGCCTTGATTTGGGACCAAGCCTTAGAGAAATTTGTTCTGCAAATAGGTCAGATGAAAAGCAG CAAATAAAAGCACTTCTTCAGAGTGTTGGTACCTCCTTTTGCCCCAACTATACAGACTGGTTCGTGAAGGAAGGTGGTGACGCCCATTCAAGAAATGCTGATAGATCtgttatttcaaaatttttacaatCTCATCCTGCTGATTATTCAACGACCAAATTCCAG GAAATGATACGCTTGATGAGAGAAAAGCGGTTCCCTGCTGCCTTTAAATGTTACCATAACTTTCACAAAATTGATTCCATTTCAAGTGACAACCTTTTCTACAAAATGGTCGTTCACGTTCACAGTGACTCTGCCTTCCGGCGATACCAAAAAGAGATGAG GTACAAGCCAGAATTGTGGCCATTATATCGAG GCTTTTTTATTGACATCAATTTATTCAAGGCAAACAAGGAGAGAGCTATCGAAATTGGTAAAATCAGTAATATGGTAGAACACAGTAGCAGTAGCGCATCGGCCAAAGATGGACTTGCTGATGAAGAtgcaaatttaatgattaaattgaaatttcttaCTTATAAG ttgAGAACCTTTTTAATACGTAATGGCTTGTCGATTCTTTTTAAAGAAGGTCCAGCTGCTTACAAGGCATATTACTTGAG GCAAATGAAAACGTGGGGCACTTCAGCAGGAAAGCAGAGGGAACTCAGTAAGATGCTTGATGAATG GGCTGTGTTCATACGAAGGAAGTATGGACACAAACAGCTACCGCAATCAACATTCCTTAGTGAAGCTGAGCCTTTTCTCGAACAGTATGCAAAACGGAGTCCACAGAATCAGGTTCTGATAGGATCTGCTGGTAACTTGGTAAGGGCCGAAGATTTCTTGGCCATTGTTGAGGGAGGCATGGATGAAGAAGGTGATCTTGAGAAGGAGCGGGAGTTCGCACCAGCAAGCCCCAGTCACTTGGCAAAGGATATTGTTCCCAAGAAAGAGGGGCTGATTGTATTCTTTCCAG GAATACCTGGTTGTGCTAAGTCTGCACTTTGCAAGGAATTACTAAATGCACCTGGAGGACTCGGAGATGATCGACCCATCAATAGTCTCATGGGTGACCTTATCAAAA CAAGATATTGGCCAAAGGTTGCTGATGAGCGCAAGAGAAAACCATACTCTATAATGCTTGCAGACAAGAATGCTCCAAATATAGAAGTATGGAGACAG ATTGAAGACATGTGCCGCAGCACCAGAGCCTCTGCAGTTCCAGTTGTACCTGATTCTGAAG GAACTGATTCAAATCCATTTTCTCTTGATGCATTAGCTGTTTTCATGTTTCGTGTGCTTCAACGAGTCAATCATCCG GGAAATCTTGACAAGGCATCTCCAAATGCTGGCTATGTGCTGCTAATGTTTTATCACCTTTATGAGGGAAAG AGTCGCAAAGAATTTGAGGGTGAACTAGTTGAGCGATTTGGCTCACTTGTGAAGATGCCATTGCTGAAATCTGAGAG GAGTCCCCTACCCGATCCTGTGACGTCTATTTTGGAGGAGGGAGTAAATCTATACCAGCTTCACACTACCCGACATGGAAG ATTGGAGTCTACGAAGGGATCCTATGCAAAGGAGTGGTCCAAATGGGAAAAACAATTGCGGGAGGTTTTAATCGGCAATGCTGAGTATCTTAACTCTATACAg GTTCCTTTTGAGTTTGCTGTCAAGCAAGTGTTGGAACAACTAAAAAAGATTGCTAGCGGTGATTATATGACGCCAGATACTGAGAAGAGGAAGTTTGGAACCATTGTTTTTGCTGCTGTTGATCTGCCTGTTACAGAAATCCAAAGCCACCTTAATAAT TTGGCTGAAAAAAATCCAGAGGTTAAGGCTTTCCTGAAGGACAAGGATATGATGAAAACCCTTAATAAGGCTCATGTGACTCTTGCACACAAGAGAAGTCATGGTGTTACAGCTGTAGCTAACTATGGCATCTTCCTTCATGAAAAAGTTCCAGTGGATTTGACTGCTCTGCTCTTCTCTGATCAATCGGCTGCATTTGCAGCTTGCCTCGGTTCTGTAAATGGCGAAAAAATTGTTTCCAAAAACCAGTGGCCTCATGTTACCATATGGACTGGAGAGGGAGTAGCAGCCAAGGAAGCCAACACTTTGCCACAGTTGCTTTCGGAGGGGAAGGCAACTCTCATTCAATTAAACCCACCCATCACCATATTCGGCACAATGGAATTTCACTGA
- the LOC132163434 gene encoding tRNA ligase 1 isoform X2 — protein MSSDTGSASATVAEAVISRISGLSIAESSGLAKSYGTVSGSTAVEVENAPIDEMVQRNGAETAAAQISSAGLSKLFRGNLLENFTVDNSTYSLAQIRATFYPKFENEKSDQEVRTRMIEMVSKGLATLEVSLKHSGSLFMYAGHEGGAYAKNSFGNIYTAVGVFVLGRMFREAWGTQAAKKQAEFNDFLERSRMSISMELVTAVLGDHGQRPQEDYVVVTAVTELGNGKPKFYSTPEIIAFCRKWRLPTNHVWLFTTRKSATSFFATYDALCEEGTATTVCKALDEVADISVSGSKDHIQVQGEILEGLVARIVSQESSKHMEKVLEEFPPPPAEGAGLDLGPSLREICSANRSDEKQQIKALLQSVGTSFCPNYTDWFVKEGGDAHSRNADRSVISKFLQSHPADYSTTKFQEMIRLMREKRFPAAFKCYHNFHKIDSISSDNLFYKMVVHVHSDSAFRRYQKEMRYKPELWPLYRGFFIDINLFKANKERAIEIGKISNMVEHSSSSASAKDGLADEDANLMIKLKFLTYKLRTFLIRNGLSILFKEGPAAYKAYYLRQMKTWGTSAGKQRELSKMLDEWAVFIRRKYGHKQLPQSTFLSEAEPFLEQYAKRSPQNQVLIGSAGNLVRAEDFLAIVEGGMDEEGDLEKEREFAPASPSHLAKDIVPKKEGLIVFFPGIPGCAKSALCKELLNAPGGLGDDRPINSLMGDLIKTRYWPKVADERKRKPYSIMLADKNAPNIEVWRQIEDMCRSTRASAVPVVPDSEGTDSNPFSLDALAVFMFRVLQRVNHPGNLDKASPNAGYVLLMFYHLYEGKSRKEFEGELVERFGSLVKMPLLKSERSPLPDPVTSILEEGVNLYQLHTTRHGRLESTKGSYAKEWSKWEKQLREVLIGNAEYLNSIQVPFEFAVKQVLEQLKKIASGDYMTPDTEKRKFGTIVFAAVDLPVTEIQSHLNNLAEKNPEVKAFLKDKDMMKTLNKAHVTLAHKRSHGVTAVANYGIFLHEKVPVDLTALLFSDQSAAFAACLGSVNGEKIVSKNQWPHVTIWTGEGVAAKEANTLPQLLSEGKATLIQLNPPITIFGTMEFH, from the exons ATGTCTTCAGATACAGGCAGTGCGTCAGCAACTGTTGCTGAAGCTGTCATTAGTAGAATCAGTGGGCTGAGTATTGCTGAAAGCAGTGGGCTAGCCAAGTCATACGGAACAGTGAGTGGATCCACAGCAGTGGAAGTTGAAAATGCACCTATTGATGAAATGGTCCAGAGGAACGGGGCTGAAACAGCAGCAGCTCAGATAAGTAGTGCTGGTTTGAGTAAGTTGTTCCGGGGTAATCTGCTTGAAAATTTCACTGTGGATAACTCCACGTACTCACTTGCGCAAATAAGAGCTACGTTCTatccaaaatttgaaaatgagaagTCAGATCAAGAG GTTAGGACAAGGATGATAGAGATGGTATCTAAAGGCTTAGCTACCTTGGAG GTTTCACTTAAACACTCCGGGTCTCTTTTTATGTATGCCGGTCATGAGGGTGGAGCATATGCGAAAAACAGCTTTGGGAATAT ATACACTGCTGTAGGTGTTTTTGTTCTTGGACGGATGTTTCGTGAAGCATGGGGAACTCAAGCAGCAAAAAAGCAAGCAGAgttcaatgattttcttgag AGGAGCCGCATGTCTATATCGATGGAACTGGTAACTGCTGTTCTTGGAGACCACGGACAGCGTCCCCAAGAAGATTATG tGGTAGTAACAGCAGTCACAGAATTGGGCAATGGAAAGCCAAAGTTTTACTCTACTCCTGAAATAATTGCTTTTTGTAGAAAATGGCGCCTACCAACAAATCATGTGTGGTTGTTCACAACAAG GAAATCAGCGACTTCATTTTTTGCTACCTATGATGCCCTTTGTGAAGAAGGAACTGCGACAACTGTATGTAAGGCTCTAGATGAAGTTGCAGATATATCTGTCTCAG GTTCAAAAGATCATATACAGGTGCAGGGTGAAATCTTAGAGGGTCTTGTGGCTCGTATTGTAAGCCAAGAGAGCTCCAAGCATATGGAGAAAGTTTTAGAAGAATTTCCGCCTCCGCCAGCTGAGGGAG CTGGCCTTGATTTGGGACCAAGCCTTAGAGAAATTTGTTCTGCAAATAGGTCAGATGAAAAGCAG CAAATAAAAGCACTTCTTCAGAGTGTTGGTACCTCCTTTTGCCCCAACTATACAGACTGGTTCGTGAAGGAAGGTGGTGACGCCCATTCAAGAAATGCTGATAGATCtgttatttcaaaatttttacaatCTCATCCTGCTGATTATTCAACGACCAAATTCCAG GAAATGATACGCTTGATGAGAGAAAAGCGGTTCCCTGCTGCCTTTAAATGTTACCATAACTTTCACAAAATTGATTCCATTTCAAGTGACAACCTTTTCTACAAAATGGTCGTTCACGTTCACAGTGACTCTGCCTTCCGGCGATACCAAAAAGAGATGAG GTACAAGCCAGAATTGTGGCCATTATATCGAG GCTTTTTTATTGACATCAATTTATTCAAGGCAAACAAGGAGAGAGCTATCGAAATTGGTAAAATCAGTAATATGGTAGAACACAGTAGCAGTAGCGCATCGGCCAAAGATGGACTTGCTGATGAAGAtgcaaatttaatgattaaattgaaatttcttaCTTATAAG ttgAGAACCTTTTTAATACGTAATGGCTTGTCGATTCTTTTTAAAGAAGGTCCAGCTGCTTACAAGGCATATTACTTGAG GCAAATGAAAACGTGGGGCACTTCAGCAGGAAAGCAGAGGGAACTCAGTAAGATGCTTGATGAATG GGCTGTGTTCATACGAAGGAAGTATGGACACAAACAGCTACCGCAATCAACATTCCTTAGTGAAGCTGAGCCTTTTCTCGAACAGTATGCAAAACGGAGTCCACAGAATCAGGTTCTGATAGGATCTGCTGGTAACTTGGTAAGGGCCGAAGATTTCTTGGCCATTGTTGAGGGAGGCATGGATGAAGAAGGTGATCTTGAGAAGGAGCGGGAGTTCGCACCAGCAAGCCCCAGTCACTTGGCAAAGGATATTGTTCCCAAGAAAGAGGGGCTGATTGTATTCTTTCCAG GAATACCTGGTTGTGCTAAGTCTGCACTTTGCAAGGAATTACTAAATGCACCTGGAGGACTCGGAGATGATCGACCCATCAATAGTCTCATGGGTGACCTTATCAAAA CAAGATATTGGCCAAAGGTTGCTGATGAGCGCAAGAGAAAACCATACTCTATAATGCTTGCAGACAAGAATGCTCCAAATATAGAAGTATGGAGACAG ATTGAAGACATGTGCCGCAGCACCAGAGCCTCTGCAGTTCCAGTTGTACCTGATTCTGAAG GAACTGATTCAAATCCATTTTCTCTTGATGCATTAGCTGTTTTCATGTTTCGTGTGCTTCAACGAGTCAATCATCCG GGAAATCTTGACAAGGCATCTCCAAATGCTGGCTATGTGCTGCTAATGTTTTATCACCTTTATGAGGGAAAG AGTCGCAAAGAATTTGAGGGTGAACTAGTTGAGCGATTTGGCTCACTTGTGAAGATGCCATTGCTGAAATCTGAGAG GAGTCCCCTACCCGATCCTGTGACGTCTATTTTGGAGGAGGGAGTAAATCTATACCAGCTTCACACTACCCGACATGGAAG ATTGGAGTCTACGAAGGGATCCTATGCAAAGGAGTGGTCCAAATGGGAAAAACAATTGCGGGAGGTTTTAATCGGCAATGCTGAGTATCTTAACTCTATACAg GTTCCTTTTGAGTTTGCTGTCAAGCAAGTGTTGGAACAACTAAAAAAGATTGCTAGCGGTGATTATATGACGCCAGATACTGAGAAGAGGAAGTTTGGAACCATTGTTTTTGCTGCTGTTGATCTGCCTGTTACAGAAATCCAAAGCCACCTTAATAAT TTGGCTGAAAAAAATCCAGAGGTTAAGGCTTTCCTGAAGGACAAGGATATGATGAAAACCCTTAATAAGGCTCATGTGACTCTTGCACACAAGAGAAGTCATGGTGTTACAGCTGTAGCTAACTATGGCATCTTCCTTCATGAAAAAGTTCCAGTGGATTTGACTGCTCTGCTCTTCTCTGATCAATCGGCTGCATTTGCAGCTTGCCTCGGTTCTGTAAATGGCGAAAAAATTGTTTCCAAAAACCAGTGGCCTCATGTTACCATATGGACTGGAGAGGGAGTAGCAGCCAAGGAAGCCAACACTTTGCCACAGTTGCTTTCGGAGGGGAAGGCAACTCTCATTCAATTAAACCCACCCATCACCATATTCGGCACAATGGAATTTCACTGA